A stretch of DNA from Phycisphaerae bacterium:
AAATGTCGTGCCGATGCTGACCGAGTTAATCCGCACGCAGCCGACATACGCCGAGGCCTTTCACCAGCGAAGCCAGGCGCACTACCTTCGCGGGGAGTACGAAGAAGGGCTGCGCGACGCGCGGCGGGCGTACGAACTCAACCCGCTCCACTTCGGGGCCCTTGCCAACATCGCCCACTGCTACGCCGCGATCGGGCACTATGCCGAGGCGCTCAAGTCCTACCGCGACGCGCTCGCCCTCTATCCCCACCAGCCGCTCATCCGCAAAGCCATTCGCGAGCTCCGCGAACGCGTCGCCCGGACCCAGCTCACAGGCGAATTGATGCTTGTCGAAGCGGAGTAGCGGCTCTCCTCAGGGACTGATCGCCCGCAAATACCGAAAATCGTAAATCCCCGTCGAATGACCGTCCGCCCACGTGATCTGAATTGCGTAACGGCCGACAAGATGCGCGTCCGCGAAGACCGTCGCGCGCTCGATCCCCGCGGGCAGGATCGTCAGCGACATCCCCGTAAGCGCCGGCGGTTGCTCGCGGGTCTCGCGGCAGGTCGCGCACGGGCAGCGCTTTCGCAAGTAGGCTAGAGGGAAAAGGCTCTCCGCGCCGTCGGCCCACTTGATCCGCAGCCCCTCCTTGCGATCGAGGTGCAGGTCCACCGGCCGAACCTCATCGTCCGTCAGCGGGCGTTCGAGCGCCAGGGCGATCCGCTTTTCTTCGGCGATCTTTGAAGTGTCTGAAGGGGTCATCGTTTCAATCGATTGAGAGTCCAAACTCATCCTTGACGCAGGACGTATGATAGCAGGTGCGTCTGATGCGGCCATATTACTTCGGAGCGACGTCATGATCCTGCGACCGGTGAGGGCGGCGGATATCCCGGCAGTCAGCGCGATCTACAACCACTACGTCCTCAACGCGACATGCACGTTCGCAACGGAGCCGGAGGGCGAGGCATATTGGCGCGACTGGCTGGCGGCGCACGACGGTG
This window harbors:
- a CDS encoding DUF971 domain-containing protein, which encodes MTPSDTSKIAEEKRIALALERPLTDDEVRPVDLHLDRKEGLRIKWADGAESLFPLAYLRKRCPCATCRETREQPPALTGMSLTILPAGIERATVFADAHLVGRYAIQITWADGHSTGIYDFRYLRAISP